From the Niveibacterium microcysteis genome, the window CTGCGTTGCAGACCGGGTGATCGTGCGTGTCGATCAGGTAGTCGCCATGATCTTCGTGGCCCGCCAGATGGATCTGACGCACCCGATCGCCCGGCAGGCGATCGATGAAGCGGCGCGGATCGAAGCCGTGGTTAACGCTGGAGACGTATACGTTGTTCACATCAAGCAGCAAGAGACAGTCCGCGCGCTGAGCCAACTCCGACAGGAAATCCCACTCAGCCACTTCATCGTTCGCAAACGCGATGTAGCTTGAGACGTTTTCCAGCAAGATCTGGCGGCCAAGGTAGTCCTGTACCTGGTCGATACGCTCCGTCAGATGCCGCAGTGCGGCCTCGGTGTAGGGCATCGGCAGCAGGTCGTGGAGGTTCTGATGGTCAACGCCGGTCCAGCACAGGTGATCGGAAATCCACGCGGGATCCACACGGCTTGCGAGGGCCTTGAGTGCAGCGAGGTAGTCGCGATCGAGCGGGTCGGTGGAGCCGATCGAAAGCGACACGCCGTGCATCACCATCGGATAGTCGCGGCGTATCGCGTCGAGATAGTGCAGCGGCTTTCCGCCCGGCACCATGTAGTTCTCACTGATGACCTCAAGCCAGTCGACGGCAGGCCGCGTTTCGAGGAAGTCTCGATAGTGCTCGACCCTGAGGCCGAGTCCGAACCCGTGCAGCGCATGGTTCATTGTGTGAGCGATCCCTCTGTATTTGATCTGGGGTGCCGGCACCGCGACGACTCGGGTGCCGGCGTGTTCGCATCAGGACTTGTCGACCTTGCCGCCGGCTTGGGTGCACTCAGCTGCAGTCTTCGTCTTGGTCCAGCCCTGGCCCTTGCAGGAGTTCTGGCCCTTACATTCGTTCTTTGCGGTCTTGCACTCGGAGTGACCTTTGCAGCTGTTGCCACCGACACACTTGACGCCCATGTCCTCGGCCGCCGCGACGTTCAACGGTGCAGCGCCCAGCGCGAACAGGGCTGCGGCGGCGGTTGCAATGGCGATTCCGGATTTTGCGTTGATCATGATGTTTCCTCTCTGTAGCGGGTTGTCGCCGATTGGGATCGGCTGCGATTGCACCAGGTGTGCAAGTGAGGTGATCGGACCAGGGGCGGATTCCTTACACAGCGGCGCCGGAATTTCTTTCCGGCATGGACTGCACGCGGCCCAAGCGTGTTGAGACCAGATGGTCGAGCGACAAATAGCCGCCACCGCGGGCGATCAGTACCAGCAGCACCGTCGCCCAAACGCCGTGGGTGGGATAGGCATCCGGATAGACGAAGAGCTGGATCACCAGCGTCATGCCGAGGAGCGCCGCTGCAGCGAATCGGGTGCCGAGCCCAATCAGTAACAAGATCGGGAACAGATGCTCGGCAAACGCCGCTGCGGTTGCAGCGAGTGCGGGATCCAGCAGGGGCAGTCGGTATTCGTCGCGGAACAAGGCGACGGCCGATTCGGAAAGCCGCGGCCAGCCGAAGGTGACGCTTCGGTCAATCAGGTCGATTGCAAAGCCGTCCACTTTCGTTTGCCCCGATTTCCAGAACACCGCTGCGATCGAGAATCGCCCAAGTGCGCAGAACAAAGAATCTGGAATCCGCTCGGCTAAACCGACTGCCGCGTGCGCGAATCTAGCGACGCTCGATGTTGAAGCGGTAGGCATCATGTGGGTAGCTCCATGGTTGGGGTGATCGCCGCAACGCAGCGGCACGCGATCAGGCTTGCAAAGTACTCGCGTAGGTCGAATGTGGGCGTTGTTTGGGTCGCACCGGCGATCGCTTCCGCCAGGCAATCACCGGCGAGGAGGCGTTCGACCAGCGCGCCTGCCGGCTCACTGATGACGTGCAACACGACACGATCATCCGGCCGCAGGACGAGTACCAATTCGGGGGTGCTCACATCAACGCCTTGCATGGGCAGTTCCCCCTGATGCGACAGCCAAATGCTGCCGACGGCCCAGTGCGAACGAACAAGGGAAGCAGACGGCAGCAGGCTGAAACGAAGGCTGGGCAGCAGCTCTGGTTGCGCTAGCCAACGGGCGAAGTCGGCGGCAGTGAGTGGGCTTGCATCGGCAGCATGCCAAGCCTGCACGCGCTGGTATTCCAGTCGTGCCACATCCGCCAGATACGGGTAATCGACGAGTTCTTCGAGCCCCGCGAGGAATGCTGGCAGCGCGTTGCCGTATTCGAACAGGGCAGGGGATTGCGGCGGGCTTACGTGGATGAAGTCGCGCGCGATGGCGCGGAAGCAGTCAGTACCGAGCAGTTGGCTGGTCACCGGAAAGCTGTCTTCCAGTGCACCAATCAGGCCGAGTACGCGATTGTTGCGATGGACTGCCATGCGCCGCGATAGCGATAGTTGCCCAGCATCGCGAAGACCGGACGCAGAGCAATCACCAACGTCGTGCAACGCGCTGGCGAAGCATTCCAGCGCGCTCATGCTGCGTCCGATCTGCAGCGGCCAGCGTTGGCAAGCGTGAGGTCGACACGCCGGGCTTCCTGCAGCAAGCGGTCGAAACCGGGTAACGCGTTGTCCCACTCGATCAAGGTCGGTCGCGGGCCAATCCGTTCGAGTACCTTCCGATAGAGCGCCCAGACGCGATCACCTACAGGACCATTGTGGGCGTCAATCAGCAAAGCGACGCCGGTGTCGTCAATCTCTGTGGCAAAGCCCGCCAGGTGAATTTCGCCGACCGCATGGAGTGGCAGAGCCAGGATGTCAGCCCACGGATCGCGTCCGTGGTTGTTGGCCGACACGAACGCGTTGCTCACATCTAGCAAGAGGCCGCATCCGGAACGCGCCACAAGCGCGCTGATGAACGCGCCCTCGCTCATCGTGCTGGATTCGAATTCGACGTAGGTGGCGGGGTTCTCGATCAGAATCTGCCGACCCAGTCGAGTCTGCACCTGATCGATGTGGCGGCACACCCGCGCCAGCGTTGTTTCGTCGTACGGCAAGGGCAGCAAGTCGTTCAGGAACTCGCCTGCGTGGCTGGACCACGCGAGATGCTCGGAGAATGCGGCCGGCTGGTATCGCGCGACGAGCGTGGCAACGCGCTCGAGGTGCGCTGCATCCAATGTTGCACCGCCAATCGAGAGGCCAACGCCGTGAATCGACAGGGCGTGGTTGGCGCTGATCCATTCGAGCATCCGGTGCGCGGGCCCACCGGCGCCGAGATGGTTCTCGGCGTGCACTTCAAAGAACACGCAGCGGCCGCAATCTTCGCGCGCATCCTGCAGGTGTTGCGGCTTGAGCCCCAAACCAGCGCCGATGGGCAAGCCAGCGGCGCGGCGGCCGTGTGCGTCGACAAGCGGCATCATCGCGAGTCACGCCTTTTTGGCTTTGAACGCCTTGAGTTGCCCGAAGCCGGTGGGTGATGTGGGCGACGGTGTCTTTTCACACGTGCCCTTGGGCACGTATCGCCATGAGTCAGCTTGAAAATCGACGCGCGACGTGCCGGCGCAGCTTGTGCCGGCGCCGGCGGCGCAATCGTTCTTGCCCTTCAGCGCGACGCCGAAGCACTTTTCCTTGTCATTTGCTTCTGCGGCGGACGCTGTCTGTGAGAGGGCCGCGCCGAGCGCTGCGGCAATGCAAAGGGCTGAAAAAGGGGCAAGTGCGTGATTGCGCGACATGTGGGACTCCTTGACGATAGGTGAGGAGCGCCCGCGTCTGCGGGCTGCTCGTATCGCAGTGGATCGGCCCAGCCCGCACTTCCTTACATACCCGAAATCAATTTACATAGCCGCATCCCATCATTGCGCGCGAACACAACGGCACTCAATTGCGCCGCCCTTGGTTCAGCTGGCCGCGCAGTCGATCACCTTGAACACGACGCGGCGGTCGAGCGCGTCGCTCGCATCATCACGTCCGTTACCGATGAGGTTCTCTCGCGAGCCCACGCCGTTGGCTATCGTGCGATTGCGCAGGGTAGGGGCGCTGGCCTCAAGCTTCTGCTTGATCGCTTCCGCGCGCAGCACCGAGATGCGCTCGTTCAAGGGTTCCGGGCCGCTGCGGCTTGTATGCCCGACGATCTCAAGGCAGGCCGAGCGCTGCGCAGTCCGCTGCGCCACCTCAGAGAGCCAGAAGGGGTACGCACTGCCGAAAGTGGGGTCCGCCGCAAAGGATGTTGAGCCCGGTTTGAACAGGAAGCGCACCGCCATGCGCTTCCGATCCAGGCCGAAATCCACGATTCGTTGGAAGACGACGCGAGCGGCGTCTTTGCGACCGAGTTTCCAGTTGGCCAGATAGACCCCGTTGAGGATTCGCAACTCATCGCCGGCCGCAGCCTGCATTGCAACGCTGTAGCTTTCGAGCGCCTCGCGGTAGCGGCCGGCGTTGTAGGCATCGATCGCGCGCTGCACGCTTGCCGCCGAGACGATCCGTGCGACATAGAAACCATCCATCGGATCGCCAATCTTGCTGCCCTGGCAGGTCTTGATGTAGCCCTCGGTCACGCTGTCCAGCGCCCAGGCAGGGCTATCGCGGAAGTAGGCCAGCGGGGTGATGTCTACACCCTCGGGTTTCGCTCGGGCCACACCCTTGCCGACAAGCGTACGGGTGTCGAGGTCCGCAAGCGCGAGGCAAATCCGGTAGGCCTCGCGGACGCCTTGCGGTTTGCCTTGACCATCTATGCCGGTGAAGGTGCCAATCAAGACCAGTGGTTTGCGCTTGAGGTTATCCACCGTGAAGGGCTGGATCTCGAATTGCGCAAAGCGTTCATGCGCGATCTTGGCCAGACGCGCCTGCATCTGGCGGGTCGCCTGCGTTTGCTCGCCCGTTACGCCGTCGATCAGCGGGTCGATGACCACCAAGTGCTTCGTGCCGTTACCTGCCGCGGCAACACTGCCAAATAGCGCGTCGGCCGCCCGCTCCAATGCCTGCTCGAATGGCACCGGCGTCGGCGGTGGCGGCGGTGCGGGTGGCGTTGCCGCCGCGGGCGGAGCTGGCGGCGGCTCGGTTGCCGTTGCGCTCGGGGCAGGGCCACCGCTTGAACAGCCTGCCAGCCCAGCGCACAGTAGGAAAAGCTTGAACGCCACCCGCAGGCCGCGCCCGATATCAAGGCTGTTTCGCAGGAACATGGCATCCCTCCAGTGAGTGCATGAACGACGAGATGCTGGCAGTGCGAACGCTCGCCTACGCCCTTCCTGATTGGTAGCAGGAGTTGGCCCGCTGCGCCAGCACTGCGTAAACCTTGCGTGTGGTGTGCAAGCTGTCGTTGCAGCCGGCGCGTTGGCTCGTGATAATCCGCTTGGCACTGATGACGAACGCAACTCTCCGAGGGTAGAACTGCATGAACTTCGTGTCACCGAAATCCCTGCTCGTTGCAACGCTCTGCGCGACGCTGGCAGCCTGCGGTGGAAAGGGCCTTGGCCCGCCACCGCCCCCGACGATAGTGCAACTCACCGTGGCCGCAGACAGCGCGGTCAACCCAGACGCCAAGGGCCGCGCGACGCCGGTTGTGGTGCGTTACTACCTGCTTGGCAACTCTGGCCCGTTTGAGGCCGCTGATTTCTTCTCGCTATTCGACGCTGACGACAAGACGCTTGGCGCCACCGTGGTGTCACGCGAGGAGGTTACCGTGCGCCCCGGCGAGCGCATCCAGAGCCGTCTGGCGCCGCAAGCGGAAGCGAAGGTGCTTGGTGTCTTCGTCGCCTACCGCGACCCGAACAAGACGCAATGGCGCGCCGTCGTACCAGTGCCCGCAAACAAGACGACCGCCTTCACGGTTGCTGTGCAGCGCGACCGTGTAACGATCACCCCTACACCCTGAGTTCGTTGCGCGGAAAACCTCATGTCCTGGTTCAGCAAGGTTGTTTGGTCCGAAGGCCTGTTTCTCCAGCCGCAGCACTTCCAGCAGCAGGACCGCCATACCGAATGGTGGGTCGAGGCGCGTACCCGTCCGGTCTCTGCGCATTTCTGGGGGTTCAGTCACCTGGTCATCGACGAGGCTGCGCTGGCTGCAGGCAAGGTCGCGATACTTGAAGCGCGAGGCATCCTGCCCGATGGGACGCCGTTTGATTGCCCGACGATAGATCTTGCTCCGCCACCGTTTGATTTCCCGGCGGACGGCAAAGACGCGCTGGTCTGCCTCGCCTTGCCGCTGCGGCGCCCGCAGGCTGTCGAAGTCTCAGGGGAAGCTGACGCTGCCACACGCCTGGCGCGATACGAACCGGCCGAGGCAAACGTGCTCGATGCGCACACCGCGGATGCGGGTACGGTGCCGATCGAAGTCGGCCATCCGCGTCTGCGTCTCGAGTTGGCTGGTCCGCTGACCGAGGCGTTCGTCAGCATTGGGGTCGTGCGGGTTTCCGAACGCCGGGCGGACAACAGCCTCCTGCTTGATCGCGGCTACGTCCCGCCGGTACTGGGGTGCAAGGTTTCCAGCGTGCTCGGCGCCTACCTCAAGGAAATTTGCGCATTGCTGCGGCAGCGTGGTGACGCGCTTGCCTCGCGGCTTGCACAGCCGGGCGCTGGTGGCGTCTCGGAGTTCGCGGACTTCATCTTCCTGATGATTGCGAACCGCCATCAACCCGTACTCGATCAGTTCGCGCAGCTCAGCCTGCTGCATCCCGAGCGTCTACATGAACGGATGCTGGAGCTGGCGGGCGAGCTGGCGACGCTGACCCGTGCGGAGCGACGCCCGGAGAACTTTCCTGCCTATACGCACGACGCGCTCGACCAGTGCTTCCTCCCCCTGATGCGGGAAATCCGCCGAGGCCTTGCGACGGTGCTGGAACAGACGGCGGTGCCGATCGAACTGCAGGATCACAAGCAAGGGCGCTACGTGGGCATGATTGCCGACCGCGGCTTGCTGCGTCAGGCGGGCTTTGTGCTCGCAGTGAACGCCCAGGTGCCCGGCGAGGCATTGCGTGCGCGCTTCCCGACCCAGGCGAAACTCGGGCCGGTGGAGCGGATTCGCGAGCTCGTGAATCTGCAGCTGCCTGGTATCGCATTGCGACCACTGCCGGTTGCACCGCGTCAGCTGCCTTATCACGCGGGGTTCTCGTATTTTGAGCTCGACAACAGTGGCGAGCTCTGGAAGCAGCTCGACACTTCAGGCGGTTTGGGCATCTACGTGGCGGGTGATTTCCCCGGGCTGGAACTCTCGCTGTGGGCGATCCGCGCCTAATGCCGGCCTGCCCCGCTTGCGGGGCAGGTGAGCGCCCCCATACGACACATCATCGAATGCCGCACCCATACGCTGGGGCCGGCCACTGGAACGGGTGACAAGCGATGGCGCAAGACGATCCCTTCGGGCAGATGCCCTCAGACCGAACGCTGATTATTCCCTCCCCGGGTGCGCGGGCGGCTGCCGCTGCGCAGCCGGCATACGTGCCGCCGCCTCCCTCGGGCGGGCGCTTTGACAGGGTCGAACTGGGCGCGCTCGATTGGGATACGGGCCTCAATCCCTTGGTGGCGGCCGCGACCCCTTTGCTGAACCTTGTGCCGCAACTTCGGCAGGCCACCCACTCTGATCCGGCTGGCCTTCGCGAAATGCTCTGGCGGGCGATGCAAGAATTCGAGAACCGCGCACGTGCGCGGGGTGCTCAGAACGAGCACGTGGTCGCTGCGCGCTATGCGCTCTGCACCTTCCTCGACGAGACCGCTGCCAATACCCCTTGGGGCGAGAAGTTGTGGGCGCAGCGCAGCTTGCTGGTTCAGTTCCATAACGAAGCTTGGGGGGGCGAGAAGTTCTTCCAGCTGTTGGGCAAGGTTGCCGAGCAACCGGATCAGCATCGGCCGCTTCTGGAGCTCTTTTACCTCGTGCTGTCGCTTGGATTCGAAGGGCGTTACCGCGTGCTGCAGAATGGGCGCGCGCAGCTGGACCAAGTACGCGAACGGCTAGCGCAGATGCTTGCCAAGGCGCGTGGCGAGCCAGACCGCGAGTTGTCACCAAACTGGCGCACGACTGCGACGAGCCGAAAACCGCTACGTGACAGTGTGCCGATATGGGCGGTGGCGGCGCTCAGCGCGCTGGTGCTTGGGCTCGTGTTCGTCGCGCTGTCTTTCGCGCTGAACCGGCAATCCGACCCGACCTTCTCAAACATTCTTGCGCTTCGCGTCAAACCACCGGCGCCCGTGGTGGCAAAGCCGGTCCAGGTCGCTGCGCCGGATCGACTTGCGAAGCTGTTGCAGGAGGACATCAACGCCGGACGCGTGGTTGTGCGTGATCTTTCGGACCGCAGCATTGTCACCGCACAGGGTGACGGCTTGTTCGAGCCGGCCAGCGCGACCTTGTCGCCGAGCTTCGTCGCAATCCTCGATCGCGTTGGCGCCGCGGTCGCAAAGGTCGGAGGTTCAGTGCTGGTGCGCGGGCATACCGATAATCGGCCGATTCGTTCGGCCCGCTTCCCTTCCAACTGGCATTTGTCGAAGGCGCGGGCGGATGCAGTAGGCGAGGCGCTTGCGCCAAAGCTCAAGGGCGGTCAACGCGTTCAGACCGAGGGCAGGGCTGAGAGCGAGCCGGTCGCCTCCAACGAATCGACCGAGGGGCGCGCGCAGAACCGTCGCGTCGAAATCATCGTTTTCCCCGCCGCTGGCGGAATCTGAAACGGGTACAGGTCTTCCGATGAAACGCTTCTTCAAGGCGCTGTTGCATCCGGTGGTATTGGGCCTGCTCGGGCTGTTGGCCCTGGTGCTGGTGATCTGGTTCGTCGGCCCGCTGATCGCGATCGCCGGCCATGCGCCGCTTGAGCCAGAATGGGTTCGATGGACGTTGATCGCGCTGGCGGTGCTGATCGTCGTCGGGCGGTTTGCATACGTGAAGTGGCGGGCCCGAAAGAACAACGCGCAGTTGCTCGACGGGCTCGCAAGCCACGGCGGTGCGGAGGGCGACTCACCCGAAGTTCAAGTGCTGCGCCAACGTTTTGCCGAGGGCGTCGCGGTCCTCAAACACAGTCAGATCGGCGGGCCGAAGAAGGATGGCGCCTTTGCGAAGCTCGCCTCACTCGGCTCCAGTCGTTACCTGTATGAGCTACCGTGGTATGTGTTCATCGGCGCACCAGGTTCCGGAAAGACGACGGCACTCGTCAATTCTGGCTTGCGCTTTCCGTTGGCGGACAAGCTTGGTTCCCATCAGATCAAAGGGGTAGGCGGTACTCGCAATTGCGATTGGTGGTTCACCGATGAAGCGGTATTGATCGACACCGCCGGTCGCTACACCACGCAGGATTCCGATCAGGCTGCGGACCGCACCGCATGGCAGGGCTTCTTGGCGCTGCTGAAGAAGCATCGGCCGCGCCAACCCTTGAATGGCGTGTTGCTCACGATTTCGCTAGGCGACTTGCTCACGCAGGGCGAAGCGGCCGCAATGTCTCACGCGCAAGCCCTGCGCACGCGCATTCAGGAACTCTATTCCGAATTGGGCGTTCGTCTGCCGGTATACGTGCTGGTGACGAAAGCGGACTTGATTGCGGGTTTCACCGATTACTTTGGTGATCTGAGCAAGGAAGCGCGGGACCAGGTCTGGGGCACAACATTCGCCCCGGATGCACAGGGGGTGGATGCACAGGACCTCTCAACCCGCCTGCAGGGGCTTCAGGCCCGGGTCGATGGCTTGTTGCTTGACCGCCTGCAAACCGAACGTGACCTCGTCCGCCGTGGCGCGATCGCGGCGTTCCCGCAGCAGTTCGCGGCGGCTTCGCGCTTGCTGCGCGACTTCCTGGACAAAGTGCTCGCGCCGTCGGGCTTTGACCATCCCTTGATGGTGCGCGGCGTCTATTTCACCAGTGGCACCCAAGAGGGCAACCCGATCGACCGCGTCCTCGCAAGCCTTGGCGGTGCTTTCGGGTTGGAGCGGCGCGTGCTGCCGCCGCAGGCCGGATCGGGCAAGAGCTTCTTCCTGACGCGTTTGTTGCGCGAGGTGGTGTTTGCCGAGCAGCGTTTGGGCGGCACCAACCTTAAGTGGGAGCGTCAGCGCGGTCTGCTTCGTCTCGCCGGGTTTGGTGCGATCGGCTTGG encodes:
- a CDS encoding DUF692 domain-containing protein; translation: MNHALHGFGLGLRVEHYRDFLETRPAVDWLEVISENYMVPGGKPLHYLDAIRRDYPMVMHGVSLSIGSTDPLDRDYLAALKALASRVDPAWISDHLCWTGVDHQNLHDLLPMPYTEAALRHLTERIDQVQDYLGRQILLENVSSYIAFANDEVAEWDFLSELAQRADCLLLLDVNNVYVSSVNHGFDPRRFIDRLPGDRVRQIHLAGHEDHGDYLIDTHDHPVCNAVWDLYAYAVERLGQVPTMIERDDNIPALPELLAELDQARAIASLAVSTKVAT
- a CDS encoding DoxX family protein — encoded protein: MMPTASTSSVARFAHAAVGLAERIPDSLFCALGRFSIAAVFWKSGQTKVDGFAIDLIDRSVTFGWPRLSESAVALFRDEYRLPLLDPALAATAAAFAEHLFPILLLIGLGTRFAAAALLGMTLVIQLFVYPDAYPTHGVWATVLLVLIARGGGYLSLDHLVSTRLGRVQSMPERNSGAAV
- a CDS encoding DNA-binding domain-containing protein, which gives rise to MSALECFASALHDVGDCSASGLRDAGQLSLSRRMAVHRNNRVLGLIGALEDSFPVTSQLLGTDCFRAIARDFIHVSPPQSPALFEYGNALPAFLAGLEELVDYPYLADVARLEYQRVQAWHAADASPLTAADFARWLAQPELLPSLRFSLLPSASLVRSHWAVGSIWLSHQGELPMQGVDVSTPELVLVLRPDDRVVLHVISEPAGALVERLLAGDCLAEAIAGATQTTPTFDLREYFASLIACRCVAAITPTMELPT
- a CDS encoding DUF692 domain-containing protein — its product is MMPLVDAHGRRAAGLPIGAGLGLKPQHLQDAREDCGRCVFFEVHAENHLGAGGPAHRMLEWISANHALSIHGVGLSIGGATLDAAHLERVATLVARYQPAAFSEHLAWSSHAGEFLNDLLPLPYDETTLARVCRHIDQVQTRLGRQILIENPATYVEFESSTMSEGAFISALVARSGCGLLLDVSNAFVSANNHGRDPWADILALPLHAVGEIHLAGFATEIDDTGVALLIDAHNGPVGDRVWALYRKVLERIGPRPTLIEWDNALPGFDRLLQEARRVDLTLANAGRCRSDAA
- a CDS encoding DUF2282 domain-containing protein, producing the protein MSRNHALAPFSALCIAAALGAALSQTASAAEANDKEKCFGVALKGKNDCAAGAGTSCAGTSRVDFQADSWRYVPKGTCEKTPSPTSPTGFGQLKAFKAKKA
- a CDS encoding OmpA family protein, with the protein product MFLRNSLDIGRGLRVAFKLFLLCAGLAGCSSGGPAPSATATEPPPAPPAAATPPAPPPPPTPVPFEQALERAADALFGSVAAAGNGTKHLVVIDPLIDGVTGEQTQATRQMQARLAKIAHERFAQFEIQPFTVDNLKRKPLVLIGTFTGIDGQGKPQGVREAYRICLALADLDTRTLVGKGVARAKPEGVDITPLAYFRDSPAWALDSVTEGYIKTCQGSKIGDPMDGFYVARIVSAASVQRAIDAYNAGRYREALESYSVAMQAAAGDELRILNGVYLANWKLGRKDAARVVFQRIVDFGLDRKRMAVRFLFKPGSTSFAADPTFGSAYPFWLSEVAQRTAQRSACLEIVGHTSRSGPEPLNERISVLRAEAIKQKLEASAPTLRNRTIANGVGSRENLIGNGRDDASDALDRRVVFKVIDCAAS
- the tssJ gene encoding type VI secretion system lipoprotein TssJ, translated to MNFVSPKSLLVATLCATLAACGGKGLGPPPPPTIVQLTVAADSAVNPDAKGRATPVVVRYYLLGNSGPFEAADFFSLFDADDKTLGATVVSREEVTVRPGERIQSRLAPQAEAKVLGVFVAYRDPNKTQWRAVVPVPANKTTAFTVAVQRDRVTITPTP
- the tssK gene encoding type VI secretion system baseplate subunit TssK; protein product: MSWFSKVVWSEGLFLQPQHFQQQDRHTEWWVEARTRPVSAHFWGFSHLVIDEAALAAGKVAILEARGILPDGTPFDCPTIDLAPPPFDFPADGKDALVCLALPLRRPQAVEVSGEADAATRLARYEPAEANVLDAHTADAGTVPIEVGHPRLRLELAGPLTEAFVSIGVVRVSERRADNSLLLDRGYVPPVLGCKVSSVLGAYLKEICALLRQRGDALASRLAQPGAGGVSEFADFIFLMIANRHQPVLDQFAQLSLLHPERLHERMLELAGELATLTRAERRPENFPAYTHDALDQCFLPLMREIRRGLATVLEQTAVPIELQDHKQGRYVGMIADRGLLRQAGFVLAVNAQVPGEALRARFPTQAKLGPVERIRELVNLQLPGIALRPLPVAPRQLPYHAGFSYFELDNSGELWKQLDTSGGLGIYVAGDFPGLELSLWAIRA
- a CDS encoding DotU family type VI secretion system protein gives rise to the protein MPPPPSGGRFDRVELGALDWDTGLNPLVAAATPLLNLVPQLRQATHSDPAGLREMLWRAMQEFENRARARGAQNEHVVAARYALCTFLDETAANTPWGEKLWAQRSLLVQFHNEAWGGEKFFQLLGKVAEQPDQHRPLLELFYLVLSLGFEGRYRVLQNGRAQLDQVRERLAQMLAKARGEPDRELSPNWRTTATSRKPLRDSVPIWAVAALSALVLGLVFVALSFALNRQSDPTFSNILALRVKPPAPVVAKPVQVAAPDRLAKLLQEDINAGRVVVRDLSDRSIVTAQGDGLFEPASATLSPSFVAILDRVGAAVAKVGGSVLVRGHTDNRPIRSARFPSNWHLSKARADAVGEALAPKLKGGQRVQTEGRAESEPVASNESTEGRAQNRRVEIIVFPAAGGI